One window of the Synechococcus sp. CC9311 genome contains the following:
- a CDS encoding ribonuclease J has protein sequence MTSTLSKTKQACLRVIPLGGLHEIGKNTCVFEYGDDLMLVDAGLAFPSDGMHGVNVVMPDTSFLRENQSRIRGMIVTHGHEDHIGGIAHHLKNFDIPVIYGPRLALSMLTGKMDEAGVTDRTTLQTVGPRDVVKVGQHFSVEFIRNTHSMADSFSLAITTPVGTVIFTGDFKFDHTPVDGEHFDLARLAHYGDQGVLCLFSDSTNAEVPGYCPPERSVFPNLDRHIAEAEGRVIITTFASSIHRVSMILELALKNGRKVGLLGRSMLNVIAKARELGYMRAPDELFVPIKQINDVPDRETLLLMTGSQGEPLAALSRISRGDHPQVKVKTSDTIIFSASPIPGNTISVVNTIDKLMILGAKVVYGKGEGIHVSGHGFQEDQKLMLALTRPKYFVPVHGEHRMLVKHARTGHSMGVPEDNTLIINNGDVVELTPDSMRKGDPVKAGIELLDQSRNGIVDARVLKERQQLAVDGIVTILAAISTDGAMVAPPRVNLRGVVTTADARKMSLWTEREIKWVLENRWKQLCRHVDAGSPEVDWMGVQREVEVGLGRRMRREMQVEPLILCLIQPAPGGTPVYKGRADAEPDTRPASRGRGGRHGGPGRDSGNGHVRRDRNAAPARVVPSRVIGTPAPTAEATPAPTPAPVKEPVASSVVVTSAPEPEMPAGRTRRRRSAAA, from the coding sequence ATGACATCCACTCTTTCTAAAACCAAGCAGGCGTGTCTCCGTGTGATTCCACTCGGTGGCTTGCATGAAATCGGCAAGAACACTTGCGTGTTCGAGTACGGCGATGACCTGATGCTTGTGGATGCCGGTTTGGCATTCCCCAGTGATGGAATGCACGGGGTGAATGTGGTGATGCCTGACACCAGCTTCCTGCGTGAAAACCAGAGCCGGATTCGGGGCATGATTGTGACCCATGGTCACGAAGATCACATCGGTGGGATCGCTCACCACCTCAAGAATTTCGATATTCCGGTGATTTATGGGCCTCGTTTGGCCCTATCCATGCTCACTGGAAAAATGGATGAGGCCGGTGTGACCGATCGCACCACGCTCCAGACAGTTGGCCCAAGAGATGTGGTGAAGGTGGGTCAGCACTTCTCGGTGGAGTTCATTCGCAACACCCACTCGATGGCCGACAGCTTTTCGCTGGCGATCACCACTCCAGTGGGCACTGTGATTTTCACTGGTGATTTCAAGTTTGACCACACCCCTGTGGATGGGGAGCACTTTGACTTGGCCCGCCTTGCCCATTACGGCGATCAGGGAGTGCTGTGTCTGTTTAGTGACTCCACCAATGCGGAGGTCCCTGGGTACTGCCCGCCTGAACGTTCTGTGTTCCCCAACCTCGATCGCCATATCGCGGAAGCGGAAGGGCGGGTGATCATCACCACATTTGCGAGCTCGATTCACCGGGTTTCGATGATTCTTGAGCTGGCGCTTAAAAACGGACGGAAGGTGGGTCTACTTGGGCGCTCCATGCTCAATGTGATCGCCAAAGCCCGTGAACTCGGCTACATGCGTGCACCCGACGAGCTGTTTGTGCCAATCAAGCAGATCAACGATGTGCCAGATCGCGAGACGCTGTTGCTGATGACCGGAAGCCAGGGTGAGCCTCTTGCTGCTTTGAGCCGGATTTCACGTGGTGATCATCCGCAAGTGAAGGTGAAAACCTCAGACACGATCATTTTTTCTGCGAGCCCTATCCCTGGCAACACCATCTCAGTGGTGAACACGATCGATAAGTTGATGATCTTGGGAGCCAAGGTGGTGTATGGCAAGGGTGAAGGCATTCACGTGTCAGGCCATGGCTTCCAGGAAGATCAGAAGTTGATGTTGGCTCTCACCCGCCCGAAATATTTCGTGCCTGTGCATGGTGAGCACCGCATGTTGGTGAAGCATGCCCGCACGGGCCATTCCATGGGCGTGCCAGAAGACAACACGCTGATCATCAATAACGGAGATGTCGTTGAGCTCACTCCGGATTCAATGCGCAAAGGTGATCCAGTCAAAGCAGGTATCGAGCTGCTCGATCAGTCGCGCAATGGCATCGTTGATGCACGCGTGCTCAAGGAGCGTCAACAGCTTGCCGTTGACGGAATCGTGACGATCTTGGCCGCGATCAGCACCGATGGGGCGATGGTGGCTCCACCGCGCGTCAACTTGCGTGGTGTGGTCACCACCGCGGATGCACGCAAGATGTCGCTGTGGACGGAACGTGAAATTAAGTGGGTGCTTGAAAATCGCTGGAAGCAGCTCTGCCGCCATGTGGATGCGGGCTCTCCCGAAGTGGATTGGATGGGCGTCCAGCGCGAAGTGGAAGTGGGCTTAGGTCGTCGCATGCGCCGCGAAATGCAAGTGGAGCCTTTGATTCTTTGTCTCATTCAGCCGGCACCTGGTGGCACACCGGTTTACAAAGGCCGGGCCGATGCAGAACCTGATACCCGCCCGGCATCCCGCGGGCGTGGCGGTCGTCATGGTGGTCCTGGCCGCGATAGCGGCAACGGCCATGTCCGGCGTGATCGCAATGCGGCCCCTGCTCGGGTGGTTCCTTCGCGTGTGATTGGAACACCGGCACCTACAGCAGAAGCAACGCCAGCGCCCACCCCTGCTCCAGTTAAAGAGCCTGTTGCGTCTTCAGTGGTTGTGACCAGTGCTCCAGAGCCCGAGATGCCAGCTGGTCGTACTCGTCGTCGTCGTTCAGCGGCGGCGTAG
- the holA gene encoding DNA polymerase III subunit delta: MPIHLLWGDDSAARDRAVAALIEEAIDPTWSSINLSRLDGSEAGQAQQALEEARTPPFGAGMRVVLLQRSPFCNACPSELADRFEAALELIPDSTQLVLTNPAKPDGRLRTTKALQKRVKQGLASEQKFQLPAIWDGAGQRQLVERTAAGLNVDMEAEAVSALVDAIGNDSARLTMELQKLALHAESHGHKRISAEAVQTLIEGQATSALAVGDALLEGDAGGAIGLLDALIDAGEPALRIVATLTGQIRGWLWVLLLEQQGERDVAVIAKAAGIGNPKRIYVMRKQLQGGNPKRLLSLLGRLLKVEAMLKRGALAGDAFREGLLG, translated from the coding sequence ATGCCAATCCATCTGCTCTGGGGTGACGACAGCGCTGCCCGCGATCGTGCCGTCGCAGCCCTGATCGAGGAGGCGATTGATCCCACCTGGAGCAGCATCAACCTGAGCCGCCTCGATGGCAGCGAAGCTGGCCAAGCCCAACAGGCCCTGGAGGAAGCACGCACACCTCCTTTTGGGGCGGGAATGCGGGTGGTATTGCTGCAACGCTCACCCTTTTGCAATGCATGCCCAAGCGAACTGGCCGATCGCTTTGAAGCGGCCCTCGAACTCATCCCAGACAGCACCCAGCTCGTTCTCACCAACCCAGCCAAACCAGATGGACGCTTACGCACCACGAAGGCTCTGCAGAAACGGGTGAAGCAGGGTCTCGCCAGCGAACAAAAGTTCCAACTTCCGGCGATCTGGGATGGAGCCGGCCAACGCCAACTGGTGGAGCGCACAGCCGCAGGTCTCAATGTGGATATGGAAGCAGAGGCCGTGTCCGCCCTCGTTGATGCCATCGGCAATGACAGCGCACGCCTCACGATGGAATTACAAAAGCTGGCGCTCCACGCCGAAAGCCATGGGCACAAGCGCATCAGCGCCGAAGCCGTACAGACTCTGATTGAAGGCCAAGCCACCAGTGCCTTGGCCGTGGGCGATGCCTTGCTGGAAGGCGATGCTGGGGGTGCCATTGGCCTCCTGGATGCCCTCATTGATGCGGGTGAACCCGCCCTACGCATCGTTGCCACCCTCACAGGACAAATCCGTGGCTGGCTTTGGGTACTGCTACTGGAACAACAAGGAGAACGCGATGTGGCCGTGATTGCCAAAGCCGCCGGCATTGGCAATCCAAAGCGGATCTACGTGATGCGCAAGCAATTGCAAGGCGGAAACCCGAAACGGCTTTTATCTCTCTTGGGACGACTTTTAAAGGTGGAAGCGATGCTTAAACGAGGAGCTTTAGCAGGAGATGCATTTCGAGAAGGATTGCTGGGCTAA
- a CDS encoding phage holin family protein, with product MGTLGWLLQWPIRALVLLVVAALPLGVELASFGTALWAAVLIGLLGTLLILPLKVVMGPVWAITSLGGLISPVSFLFNWLITVILFGLAAWLIPGFRLKNGLISAIGGAVIYSVISAVVLRALGLADVDFTRAALIGSLA from the coding sequence ATGGGAACGCTTGGCTGGTTGCTGCAATGGCCGATTCGAGCCCTGGTGTTGCTGGTCGTAGCAGCGCTTCCGCTTGGTGTGGAACTGGCCAGCTTTGGTACGGCACTCTGGGCAGCGGTGTTGATTGGCTTGTTGGGCACGCTGCTGATCCTGCCGCTCAAAGTGGTGATGGGTCCGGTTTGGGCCATCACCTCGCTGGGTGGGTTGATCTCGCCGGTGTCTTTTCTGTTCAACTGGCTGATTACGGTCATCTTGTTTGGTTTGGCCGCTTGGCTGATTCCGGGCTTTCGCCTTAAGAACGGTCTGATCAGTGCCATTGGTGGCGCGGTTATCTACAGCGTGATTAGTGCCGTGGTCTTGCGTGCTCTTGGCCTCGCTGATGTGGACTTCACCAGGGCCGCCTTGATCGGGTCGTTGGCCTAG
- a CDS encoding aspartate kinase encodes MALLVQKFGGTSVGSVERLQTVARRIADCKEDGNDLVIVVSAMGHTTDELTAKAKAISSDPPQREMDMLLSTGEQVSIALLSMALHELGVPAVSMTGAQVGIVTESAHGRARILDVRTDRLRARLAEGQVVVVAGFQGTSLSSGGTAEITTLGRGGSDTSAVALAAALGADACEIFTDVPGVLTTDPRKVANAQLMPQVSCDEMLELASLGAAVLHPRAVEIARNYGVKMVVRSSWSDAPGTTLTSRNAKPIGREGLELGRPVDGVELLEDQAVLALSHVPDQPGVAARLFESLSAGGVNVDLIIQATHEGSSNDITFTVAETDLEQARSICTTLVDSLGGILSSDGGMSKLSIRGAGIMGRPGIAAGLFDTLSREGINLRLIATSEVKVSCVVEASMGSKALQAAQQAFELSTQQQHINPPASGEGEPEVRGVALDRDQAQLSVRHVPDRPGMAGSLCSALADAGISLDAIVQSERQHGDGSRDISFIVKREDRAASDQALAPLLAQWPGAVLEDGPAIARVSAIGAGMPATAGTAGRMFRFLAEADVNIELIATSEIRTSCVVAESDGIKALEAVHAGFQLGGSESHQAQGTESPLELEAFKP; translated from the coding sequence ATGGCCCTGCTGGTGCAGAAGTTCGGCGGCACGTCCGTCGGCAGTGTGGAACGCCTGCAGACCGTCGCCCGGCGAATCGCCGACTGCAAAGAAGACGGCAATGATCTGGTGATTGTGGTGTCGGCCATGGGCCACACCACAGACGAGCTCACCGCCAAGGCCAAAGCGATCAGCTCCGATCCGCCGCAGCGGGAGATGGACATGTTGCTTTCCACAGGAGAACAGGTCTCGATCGCCCTGCTCTCGATGGCCCTGCATGAACTGGGGGTACCAGCTGTTTCGATGACCGGAGCCCAAGTGGGAATCGTGACTGAATCCGCCCATGGCAGAGCCCGCATCCTCGATGTGCGCACCGACCGGCTACGCGCCCGGCTTGCAGAAGGACAAGTCGTGGTGGTTGCTGGCTTCCAAGGCACCAGCCTCAGCAGTGGCGGAACCGCCGAAATCACCACCCTGGGCCGCGGAGGTTCAGACACATCAGCCGTAGCCCTAGCAGCAGCCCTGGGTGCGGATGCCTGCGAGATCTTCACCGACGTGCCAGGAGTGCTCACCACCGATCCGCGCAAGGTGGCCAATGCCCAACTGATGCCACAAGTGAGCTGCGATGAAATGCTCGAACTCGCCAGCCTGGGTGCAGCGGTGCTCCACCCCCGTGCTGTTGAGATCGCCCGCAACTACGGCGTGAAGATGGTGGTTCGATCCAGCTGGAGCGATGCACCAGGCACCACGCTTACCAGTCGCAATGCCAAACCGATCGGCCGCGAGGGGCTGGAACTTGGTCGTCCTGTTGATGGCGTGGAGCTCCTCGAAGATCAAGCCGTGCTGGCCCTCTCCCACGTGCCTGATCAGCCAGGGGTTGCTGCTCGCTTGTTCGAAAGCCTGTCTGCAGGCGGCGTGAACGTGGACCTGATCATTCAGGCCACCCATGAGGGCAGCAGCAACGACATCACCTTCACCGTGGCGGAAACGGATCTCGAACAAGCCCGCAGCATCTGCACCACGCTGGTGGACAGCCTCGGCGGCATCCTTAGCTCTGACGGAGGCATGAGCAAGCTGAGTATCAGGGGCGCTGGGATCATGGGGCGCCCCGGGATCGCCGCAGGCTTGTTCGACACGCTCTCGCGAGAGGGGATCAACCTGCGCTTGATCGCTACCAGCGAAGTGAAAGTGAGCTGCGTGGTGGAAGCTTCCATGGGCAGCAAAGCTTTGCAAGCTGCTCAACAGGCCTTTGAGCTGAGCACACAACAGCAACACATCAACCCTCCTGCCAGCGGAGAGGGTGAGCCCGAGGTGAGGGGCGTCGCCCTGGATCGTGATCAGGCGCAACTTAGCGTTCGCCATGTACCTGACCGACCGGGGATGGCGGGTTCCCTCTGTTCAGCGCTCGCCGATGCTGGCATCAGCCTTGATGCCATCGTCCAATCCGAACGCCAGCACGGCGATGGCAGCCGTGACATCAGCTTCATCGTGAAACGCGAGGACCGCGCTGCCTCTGATCAAGCTCTAGCGCCGCTCCTTGCCCAATGGCCCGGTGCCGTTCTCGAAGATGGGCCTGCAATTGCCCGCGTCAGCGCAATCGGTGCTGGGATGCCTGCCACCGCAGGGACAGCTGGGCGCATGTTCCGCTTCCTTGCCGAAGCTGACGTAAACATCGAATTGATCGCCACCAGCGAAATCAGGACCAGTTGCGTCGTGGCCGAATCCGATGGAATCAAAGCCCTTGAAGCCGTCCATGCCGGCTTCCAACTCGGCGGATCTGAATCCCATCAAGCACAGGGCACAGAATCTCCTCTTGAGTTAGAAGCCTTTAAACCCTGA
- a CDS encoding CsgG/HfaB family protein — protein MTIDSIYFGKAVVYILRESWLIYLLILIVMKDRTAAIFPSFFIGLAFVGSFASIAGPTVSVPDFKNEVGQLAWWSPRVSRQLADALSNELSAAGGLTVVERQNVRAVLSEQEMAELGIVRNNDRAAKSGQMTGSQYVILGRVSGFENNVETKQSGSGMRFLGFGGSKDVAETKAYVSLDLRVVDTTTGEVVGYKTVEGRAKNTAKVKGSGGSLAPLAGLVGGLTGASGTGAYGLAAAGTLSFNESSSETKKTPASKAVRAALIAASDYVSCLLVRKDQCLDDYARGDAQRRQNTLDVLEMD, from the coding sequence ATGACCATTGACTCAATTTACTTTGGAAAAGCTGTTGTTTACATACTCAGGGAATCGTGGTTAATTTATTTGCTGATACTTATTGTTATGAAAGATCGGACGGCTGCAATCTTTCCCTCGTTTTTTATTGGACTTGCTTTTGTTGGCTCATTTGCGTCGATCGCAGGTCCAACTGTATCTGTACCAGATTTTAAAAACGAAGTTGGCCAGTTGGCATGGTGGAGTCCCAGGGTGAGTAGGCAACTGGCTGATGCTCTTTCGAACGAATTGTCTGCTGCAGGTGGACTCACTGTGGTCGAAAGGCAAAATGTTAGGGCTGTGTTATCCGAGCAGGAGATGGCCGAACTTGGCATCGTTAGAAATAATGATCGTGCTGCAAAGTCTGGACAGATGACTGGTTCTCAATACGTCATTCTTGGTCGAGTAAGCGGCTTTGAAAATAATGTGGAAACAAAGCAGTCTGGAAGCGGAATGAGGTTTCTGGGGTTTGGAGGCTCCAAGGATGTGGCAGAAACTAAGGCGTATGTTTCACTAGATCTTCGTGTTGTTGATACAACTACGGGTGAAGTTGTTGGCTATAAAACTGTTGAAGGCAGGGCGAAAAATACGGCCAAAGTAAAGGGATCTGGTGGCTCTTTAGCTCCTCTGGCTGGTTTGGTTGGTGGATTAACAGGTGCTAGCGGTACTGGTGCTTATGGTCTGGCAGCAGCTGGAACATTGAGTTTCAATGAGTCTTCGAGCGAAACGAAAAAAACTCCAGCTTCCAAAGCTGTTCGTGCCGCTCTAATAGCCGCATCAGATTATGTGTCTTGCCTCTTGGTTCGGAAAGATCAATGCCTTGATGATTATGCAAGGGGTGATGCTCAACGTCGGCAGAACACTTTGGACGTATTGGAGATGGATTAA
- the uvrB gene encoding excinuclease ABC subunit UvrB yields the protein MPAYELSAPYTPKGDQPTAISKLVEGVNGGERYQTLLGATGTGKTFTMANVIAQTGRPALVLAHNKTLAAQLCNELREFFPHNAVEYFISYYDYYQPEAYVPVSDTYIAKTASINEEIDMLRHSATRSLFERRDVIVVASISCIYGLGIPSEYLKAAVPFKVGETLNLRGSLRDLVNNQYSRNDTEAGRGRFRVKGDVLEIGPAYDDRLVRVELFGDEVEAIRYVDPTTGEILQSLDAISIYPAKHFVTPKERLNDAVKAIRSELKERLEFLNGEGKLLEAQRLEQRATYDLEMLQQIGYCNGVENYARHLAGREPGSAPECLIDYFPDDWLLIVDESHVTCSQLLAMYNGDQARKKVLIDHGFRLPSAADNRPLKSEEFWSKAKQTVFVSATPGNWEMEVSEGQVAEQVIRPTGVLDPLVEVRPTTGQVDDLLGEIRDRASKKQRVLVTTLTKRMAEDLTDYLAENKVRVRYLHSEIHSIERIEIIQDLRLGEYDVLVGVNLLREGLDLPEVSLVAILDADKEGFLRAQRSLIQTIGRAARHVEGKALLYAETMTDSMAKAIEETERRRKIQHTYNEKHGITPTAAGKKASNSILSFLELSRKLKADGPDADLVKVAGKAVQALEEDVDGLALDALPELIDQLELKMKESAKKLDFEEAANLRDRIKKLRQKLVGSSR from the coding sequence ATGCCCGCCTACGAGCTATCGGCGCCTTACACGCCCAAGGGAGATCAACCAACGGCGATCTCCAAACTGGTGGAGGGTGTGAATGGTGGAGAGCGTTATCAAACGCTTCTAGGAGCCACGGGTACTGGCAAGACGTTCACGATGGCCAATGTGATCGCCCAAACCGGACGTCCGGCCTTGGTGTTGGCCCACAACAAAACATTGGCGGCCCAGCTTTGTAATGAGCTCCGGGAGTTCTTTCCTCACAACGCTGTCGAATATTTCATCTCCTATTACGACTATTACCAGCCGGAAGCCTACGTTCCGGTAAGTGATACCTACATCGCCAAAACAGCATCGATCAACGAAGAGATTGACATGCTGCGTCATTCTGCGACGCGCTCTTTATTTGAGCGCCGTGATGTGATCGTGGTGGCTTCGATTAGTTGTATTTATGGGCTAGGAATTCCAAGTGAATACCTCAAGGCGGCTGTGCCATTCAAGGTTGGTGAGACCTTGAATTTGCGAGGATCTCTGCGCGATTTGGTGAACAATCAGTACAGCCGTAATGACACAGAAGCCGGAAGAGGACGCTTCCGCGTTAAGGGTGATGTGCTGGAAATTGGGCCGGCCTATGACGACCGCCTAGTGCGTGTTGAGCTCTTCGGCGATGAGGTGGAAGCAATTCGCTATGTAGATCCAACCACCGGCGAAATCCTCCAAAGTTTGGATGCGATCAGTATCTACCCGGCCAAGCACTTTGTGACGCCAAAAGAGCGTCTTAATGATGCGGTGAAAGCGATTCGTAGTGAGCTTAAAGAGCGACTTGAGTTTTTGAACGGAGAGGGCAAGTTGCTCGAAGCTCAGCGTTTAGAACAACGCGCTACTTATGACTTGGAGATGCTGCAGCAAATTGGATATTGCAATGGAGTTGAGAACTATGCCCGTCATTTGGCTGGTCGAGAACCTGGATCCGCACCTGAATGTTTAATTGATTATTTTCCGGATGATTGGTTGTTGATCGTGGATGAAAGCCACGTGACCTGCTCTCAACTTCTAGCGATGTACAACGGCGATCAAGCACGTAAAAAGGTACTGATTGATCACGGCTTCCGTTTGCCCAGTGCGGCTGATAATCGGCCGCTTAAATCGGAGGAGTTCTGGAGTAAAGCCAAGCAAACCGTGTTCGTGAGTGCCACCCCTGGAAACTGGGAGATGGAGGTCAGTGAGGGGCAAGTGGCAGAACAGGTGATTCGCCCTACGGGTGTGCTGGATCCGCTTGTGGAGGTGCGCCCCACCACTGGACAGGTGGATGATTTGCTTGGCGAGATCCGTGATCGTGCGTCCAAGAAGCAGCGGGTGTTGGTGACAACGCTCACCAAGCGTATGGCGGAAGATCTAACGGACTACCTGGCAGAAAATAAAGTTCGAGTGCGTTATTTGCACTCAGAGATTCACTCCATTGAGCGAATCGAGATCATTCAGGATTTGCGTCTAGGTGAATACGACGTACTTGTTGGCGTGAATTTGCTTCGGGAAGGATTGGATCTCCCTGAAGTTTCTTTGGTGGCGATTCTGGATGCCGACAAGGAAGGCTTCCTGCGCGCCCAGCGCTCCTTGATTCAGACCATCGGACGAGCAGCACGGCATGTGGAAGGCAAAGCGTTGCTTTATGCCGAGACCATGACTGACTCCATGGCGAAGGCGATTGAAGAAACCGAGCGCCGCCGCAAGATCCAGCACACCTACAACGAAAAGCACGGCATTACGCCCACTGCTGCAGGTAAGAAAGCCAGCAATTCGATTTTGAGTTTTCTCGAACTGTCTCGCAAGCTCAAAGCTGATGGCCCAGATGCCGACCTGGTGAAGGTGGCCGGAAAAGCGGTCCAGGCTTTAGAGGAAGATGTCGATGGCTTGGCGCTCGACGCCCTGCCTGAGCTCATCGATCAACTTGAGCTGAAGATGAAGGAGTCAGCCAAGAAGCTCGACTTTGAAGAAGCGGCCAACCTGCGGGATCGAATCAAGAAGTTGCGACAGAAACTGGTGGGGAGCAGCAGATGA
- a CDS encoding DUF561 domain-containing protein, with protein MSRLSLLPAELRRSLEQRSALKVIAGLMNFDQANVAMVAAAAGRGGADLIDVACDAALVKLAIESSAGVPVCVSAVDPELFPAAVAAGAAMVEIGNYDAFYPQGRLFDAAEVLAITRRTRELLPDVVMSVTVPHVLPLDQQEQLAVDLVAAGADLIQTEGGTSAKPFSAGSLGLIEKAAPTLAASHSISAALQQAECAVPVLCASGLSAVTVPMAIASGAAGVGVGSAVNRLNDELAMTAVVRGLREALGRPVISRV; from the coding sequence ATGTCCCGCCTTTCTCTGCTGCCAGCTGAGCTCCGTCGCAGCCTGGAGCAGCGTTCTGCACTCAAGGTGATCGCCGGTCTGATGAACTTCGATCAAGCCAACGTGGCGATGGTGGCGGCTGCCGCGGGTCGCGGCGGTGCTGATTTGATTGATGTGGCCTGTGATGCGGCGCTGGTCAAGCTGGCGATCGAATCCTCCGCTGGTGTGCCTGTTTGTGTGTCTGCGGTGGATCCTGAGCTGTTTCCTGCCGCTGTGGCTGCTGGTGCGGCCATGGTGGAGATTGGCAATTACGACGCTTTCTATCCTCAAGGCCGCCTCTTTGATGCCGCTGAAGTGCTGGCCATCACCCGCCGAACCCGCGAGCTGCTTCCCGACGTGGTGATGAGCGTCACGGTGCCCCATGTGCTGCCGCTGGATCAGCAAGAGCAGTTGGCTGTGGATTTGGTTGCAGCCGGTGCTGATCTGATCCAAACCGAAGGCGGCACCAGCGCAAAGCCGTTCAGCGCTGGCAGCCTTGGATTGATTGAAAAAGCAGCTCCTACTTTGGCCGCATCCCACAGCATCAGTGCTGCGCTGCAACAGGCCGAGTGCGCTGTCCCCGTGCTCTGCGCCTCTGGATTGTCTGCTGTCACCGTGCCAATGGCCATTGCTTCTGGTGCCGCTGGTGTAGGAGTGGGATCAGCGGTTAATCGCCTCAACGATGAGCTGGCGATGACCGCTGTAGTGCGCGGGCTGCGCGAGGCTTTGGGGCGTCCAGTGATCAGCCGCGTCTGA
- the tilS gene encoding tRNA lysidine(34) synthetase TilS, translating to MAASKSWLPWHDTLHRQLLRQPNLLPDGETLLIALSGGQDSMALLGLLLGLQHLHHWHFQLWHGDHGWHDQSAATASELKEWCQGQELDLQISRNTRDHTGTEASARSWRYQELAALSQQFCCRTVLTAHTASDRAETLLLQLARGTDLAGLGSLRPIRPLQNNDPNGTRLVRPLLTFSRDDTTQICQDLQLPVWLDPSNANPAFSRNRIRNDVLPVLEELHPGCSQRIAQLSERVSQVEDSQRTLATLALEQLRYERGLHRKALKVLPDATRRLLLHHWLQQQGVRTLSASQLDTLSVAIGPGRPPGSRSLAEHKTLQWTRDSVQLVSQP from the coding sequence ATGGCTGCATCCAAATCATGGCTGCCTTGGCACGACACCCTGCACCGCCAACTGCTGAGGCAACCGAACCTGCTGCCCGATGGGGAAACATTGCTGATCGCTCTCTCCGGCGGTCAAGACTCCATGGCCTTACTAGGCCTACTCCTGGGGCTTCAGCATCTGCATCATTGGCACTTTCAGCTGTGGCACGGAGACCATGGTTGGCACGATCAATCAGCAGCCACTGCTTCCGAACTCAAGGAGTGGTGCCAAGGCCAGGAGCTGGATCTACAGATCAGCCGCAACACGAGAGATCACACAGGCACAGAGGCCAGCGCCCGATCCTGGCGCTACCAAGAACTTGCCGCATTAAGCCAACAGTTCTGCTGCCGCACAGTTCTCACCGCTCACACGGCGAGCGATCGGGCAGAAACATTGCTGCTGCAATTGGCCCGAGGCACGGATCTAGCCGGCCTTGGCAGCTTGCGGCCCATCAGACCACTTCAAAACAATGACCCCAACGGCACTCGGCTGGTGCGCCCCCTGCTGACCTTCAGCCGAGACGACACAACCCAGATCTGCCAGGACTTGCAACTGCCCGTTTGGCTTGATCCATCGAATGCCAATCCGGCCTTCAGCCGTAACCGCATCCGCAACGATGTGCTGCCGGTGCTTGAGGAGTTACATCCCGGTTGCAGCCAACGCATCGCCCAACTCAGCGAGCGGGTGTCCCAAGTGGAGGACAGCCAACGCACCCTCGCCACACTGGCCCTGGAACAGCTGCGCTATGAACGCGGCTTGCATCGCAAGGCACTCAAGGTTTTGCCAGACGCCACCCGTCGGCTCTTGCTCCATCATTGGCTGCAACAACAAGGCGTTCGCACGCTCTCCGCCAGCCAACTCGACACCCTGAGTGTTGCCATTGGCCCTGGCCGCCCCCCCGGGAGCCGCTCTTTAGCGGAGCACAAGACTCTGCAATGGACCCGAGACTCGGTACAACTGGTGAGCCAGCCGTAA
- a CDS encoding precorrin-8X methylmutase, whose amino-acid sequence MSKDVLERLVHSSGDPSLAALLKFSPGACDAGFQALKAGALILTDTAMAAAAVRPMAARTAGNEVRCLLDWAPAQSPQGSTRSAAAMVRAWPELIQAAEIAGQPLPLVLIGSAPTALEQLLDQLDEGAPAPSLLIGMPVGFVGVPESKRRLAQFTLDQIRLDGTRGGAGLVAAAVNALLRQVAS is encoded by the coding sequence ATGTCGAAAGATGTTCTCGAACGGCTGGTGCACAGCAGTGGGGATCCCTCTTTGGCGGCCCTGCTGAAGTTCAGCCCCGGTGCCTGTGATGCCGGATTTCAGGCCCTCAAAGCGGGAGCTCTGATCCTCACGGACACGGCGATGGCGGCAGCGGCGGTGCGGCCGATGGCGGCTCGTACCGCTGGCAATGAAGTGCGCTGCTTGCTCGATTGGGCGCCGGCTCAGTCGCCGCAGGGATCCACCCGATCGGCGGCGGCGATGGTTCGCGCTTGGCCGGAGCTAATCCAGGCAGCTGAGATCGCTGGTCAGCCCCTACCGCTGGTGCTCATTGGCAGTGCGCCAACGGCCTTGGAGCAACTCCTGGATCAACTGGATGAGGGAGCACCGGCTCCAAGCCTGTTGATTGGCATGCCGGTGGGGTTTGTGGGAGTTCCGGAAAGCAAGCGTCGCTTAGCGCAGTTCACTCTGGATCAGATCCGCTTGGACGGCACCCGCGGCGGGGCAGGTCTGGTGGCAGCAGCAGTGAATGCGTTGCTGCGTCAGGTGGCTAGTTGA